The Flavobacterium jumunjinense genome includes a region encoding these proteins:
- a CDS encoding aspartate aminotransferase family protein: protein MKLFDVYPLFDLNFVEAEGSYLWSDKNEKYLDLYGGHAVISIGHSHPTYVKMITRQLHNIGFYSNSVRIPIQEEVAKLLGKASGYDTYEFFMCNSGAEANENALKLASFHTNRKKVICFTKAFHGRTAAAVAATDNKKIIAPINETDNFIFLPFNDIEALDNTFKSNEIAAVIIEGIQGVGGVQIPSTAFLQKIRVLCDRYESLFIADEIQSGYGRTGKFFAHQHANVQADIITVAKGMGNGFPVGGVIISPKIEARHGLLGTTFGGNYLACAASKAVLEVIESEKLMQNAQEMGDYLYEQLKDNESIKEIRYIGLMFGIELKTPCAPFRNQLLKDFRILTGNASCPNTLRILPALNITKKELDIFISAFRTIARLNAKKEEVNQNRKTVLT from the coding sequence ATGAAATTATTTGATGTATATCCGTTATTCGATTTAAACTTCGTTGAAGCTGAAGGCAGCTATTTGTGGAGTGATAAAAACGAAAAATATTTAGATTTATATGGAGGTCATGCTGTGATTTCTATTGGTCACAGCCATCCAACGTATGTAAAAATGATTACGCGACAATTGCATAATATTGGATTTTATTCGAATTCTGTTCGCATTCCTATTCAAGAAGAAGTAGCCAAATTATTAGGTAAAGCTAGTGGTTATGATACTTACGAATTTTTTATGTGTAATTCTGGAGCTGAAGCCAATGAAAATGCCTTAAAATTAGCTTCTTTTCATACTAACAGAAAAAAAGTAATTTGTTTCACAAAAGCATTTCACGGAAGAACAGCTGCAGCAGTTGCAGCAACTGATAATAAAAAGATTATTGCACCTATAAATGAAACAGACAACTTTATCTTTTTGCCATTCAATGACATTGAAGCTTTAGATAACACATTTAAATCAAATGAAATTGCAGCCGTTATTATTGAAGGTATTCAAGGTGTTGGCGGTGTTCAAATCCCATCAACCGCTTTTTTACAAAAAATTAGAGTTTTATGTGACCGTTATGAATCATTATTCATTGCTGACGAAATTCAATCGGGTTATGGAAGAACTGGTAAATTCTTTGCACACCAACATGCAAACGTACAAGCAGATATTATTACGGTTGCAAAAGGAATGGGTAATGGATTTCCTGTGGGTGGTGTCATTATTTCTCCCAAAATAGAAGCAAGACATGGTTTACTAGGAACCACATTTGGTGGAAACTATTTAGCTTGTGCAGCTTCAAAAGCCGTTTTAGAAGTAATCGAATCTGAAAAATTGATGCAAAATGCTCAAGAAATGGGCGATTATCTTTACGAACAATTAAAAGATAATGAAAGCATAAAAGAAATAAGATATATAGGGTTAATGTTTGGTATCGAATTAAAAACACCTTGTGCTCCTTTTAGAAATCAGCTACTAAAAGATTTTAGAATCTTAACAGGTAACGCTTCTTGTCCAAATACTTTAAGAATTTTACCTGCCTTAAATATTACTAAAAAAGAATTAGACATTTTTATAAGTGCTTTTCGAACAATTGCAAGATTAAATGCAAAAAAAGAAGAAGTAAACCAAAACAGAAAAACGGTACTAACATAA
- the argC gene encoding N-acetyl-gamma-glutamyl-phosphate reductase: MQTKIKVGIVGAAGYTGGELIRLLLNHPNVEIGFALSRSNANKPVYTVHADLFGETNLEFTNEYANNVDLLFLCLPHKESKVWIENNSVSNPIKIIDLGNDFRLDGNFSQGEFIYGLSETNEEAIKKANYIANPGCFATAIQLALLPLAKEKLLNKVYTTGITGATGAGQQLQPTSHFSWRTNNISAYKTLNHQHVPEICQTLESLNKEKVKLEFVPWRGDFTRGIFTSSTLESHLSMESIYAIYEAFYKGNPFVFVSRNTIDLKQVVNTNKCLIHIEKQGEQVVVHSIIDNLVKGASGQAIQNMNLMLGWEPTLGLKLKASAF; this comes from the coding sequence ATGCAAACTAAAATAAAAGTTGGAATAGTTGGTGCAGCAGGTTATACAGGTGGAGAATTGATTCGTTTGTTATTAAATCATCCAAATGTTGAAATTGGTTTTGCTTTAAGTAGAAGCAATGCAAATAAACCAGTGTATACGGTTCATGCCGATTTGTTTGGAGAAACTAATTTAGAGTTTACCAATGAATATGCTAACAATGTAGACCTATTATTCTTGTGTTTGCCTCATAAAGAAAGTAAAGTTTGGATTGAAAATAATTCGGTTTCCAACCCAATAAAAATAATTGATTTAGGAAATGATTTCAGATTAGACGGAAATTTCAGTCAAGGTGAATTCATCTATGGATTATCCGAAACCAATGAAGAAGCGATTAAAAAAGCAAATTATATAGCGAATCCTGGTTGTTTTGCAACAGCTATTCAATTGGCTCTGCTTCCATTGGCAAAAGAAAAATTATTGAACAAAGTATATACTACTGGAATTACAGGAGCAACTGGAGCTGGTCAACAATTACAACCAACATCACATTTTAGTTGGAGAACTAATAATATTTCTGCCTACAAAACCTTGAATCATCAGCACGTTCCTGAAATTTGTCAAACTTTGGAAAGCCTAAATAAAGAAAAAGTAAAATTAGAATTTGTGCCTTGGAGAGGTGATTTTACAAGAGGAATTTTTACAAGTTCAACATTAGAATCTCATTTATCAATGGAATCAATTTATGCTATTTATGAAGCCTTTTATAAAGGGAATCCGTTTGTGTTTGTTTCTAGAAATACTATCGATTTAAAACAAGTAGTTAACACAAATAAGTGTTTGATTCATATAGAAAAACAAGGGGAACAAGTTGTTGTTCACTCTATAATAGACAATTTAGTAAAGGGAGCTTCTGGTCAAGCGATTCAAAATATGAATTTAATGTTGGGTTGGGAACCTACATTAGGCTTGAAATTAAAAGCTTCCGCATTTTAA
- a CDS encoding argininosuccinate synthase, with protein sequence MKKKLVLAYSGGLDTSFCAVYLSKKLDYEVHAVTINTGGFSEEEITAIEKRAYELGVYSYTCIDATEAYYTSCVKYLIYGNVLKNNTYPLSVSAERTIQAKSIAEYAIEVNADAVAHGSTGAGNDQVRFDVIFNILCPKVEIITPIRDLKLSREAEIQFLAENGFEINFEKAQYSINKGLWGTSVGGKETLTSHGYLPESAFPSQLENTAATSTELTLHFKKGEIQGINNKTFSNPVKAIQYLESIATPYAIGRDIHVGDTIVGIKGRVGFEAAAAILILKAHHLLEKHTLSKFQLNLKSQLADWYGSWLHEGLFLDPAMRDIEVFFENTQDKVNGKVFITLLPYRFILNGIESDNDLMNAKFGSYGEMNLGWSGEDVKGYSKIISNSLSIYHKVNANQTEVDAN encoded by the coding sequence ATGAAAAAGAAATTAGTTTTAGCCTATAGTGGTGGTTTAGATACTTCATTCTGTGCTGTATATTTATCAAAAAAACTAGATTACGAAGTTCATGCTGTTACCATCAATACAGGTGGTTTTTCAGAAGAAGAAATAACAGCAATAGAAAAACGTGCTTATGAATTGGGTGTTTACTCTTACACATGTATCGATGCAACAGAAGCTTATTACACTTCTTGCGTAAAATACTTAATCTATGGGAATGTTTTAAAAAACAATACTTATCCCCTTTCAGTAAGTGCAGAAAGAACTATTCAGGCAAAATCAATTGCAGAATATGCTATTGAAGTAAATGCAGACGCAGTAGCTCATGGAAGTACAGGTGCTGGAAATGATCAAGTACGTTTTGATGTTATATTTAATATTCTATGTCCAAAAGTTGAAATTATAACTCCTATTAGAGATTTAAAATTATCTAGAGAGGCTGAAATTCAATTTTTAGCTGAAAATGGTTTTGAAATTAACTTTGAGAAAGCACAATATTCCATAAATAAAGGACTTTGGGGAACATCTGTAGGAGGAAAAGAAACCTTGACTTCACATGGCTATTTGCCAGAAAGTGCCTTTCCTTCACAATTAGAAAATACAGCAGCTACTTCTACCGAACTAACACTTCACTTTAAGAAGGGAGAAATACAAGGTATTAATAACAAAACGTTTTCAAATCCTGTAAAAGCCATTCAATATCTCGAAAGTATTGCAACTCCATATGCAATAGGTAGAGACATTCACGTAGGTGATACTATTGTTGGTATTAAAGGAAGAGTCGGTTTTGAAGCAGCTGCTGCTATTTTAATTTTAAAAGCACATCATTTACTTGAAAAACACACTTTATCTAAATTCCAATTAAACCTAAAATCGCAATTAGCAGATTGGTATGGAAGTTGGTTGCACGAAGGCTTATTTTTAGATCCAGCCATGAGAGATATTGAAGTCTTTTTTGAAAACACTCAAGATAAAGTAAATGGAAAAGTTTTTATCACGCTACTTCCCTATCGTTTTATCCTTAACGGAATTGAATCGGATAATGACTTAATGAATGCAAAATTTGGTAGTTATGGAGAAATGAATTTAGGTTGGTCAGGCGAAGATGTAAAAGGATATTCAAAAATTATTAGTAATTCGCTTTCAATTTATCATAAAGTTAATGCTAATCAAACAGAAGTAGATGCAAACTAA
- a CDS encoding N-acetyltransferase, with protein MVIKIEQTNIEHSIFCEAIITEMESSAKVRGTGIAKRSIEYVNKKITEGNAIIALTEQNEWAGFCYIETWSEEKFVVNSGLIVAPQYRELGLARKIKKEIFKLSRQKFPNAKIFGLTTGLAVMKINSELGYEPITYSEITQDEKFWEGCKSCVNYDILISKNRKNCLCTAMMYDKNNDVLQKRQKEEKILIKERLSRMKKKHSLLKIISLKFKRKSKTFFKNS; from the coding sequence ATGGTGATCAAAATTGAGCAAACTAACATCGAACATTCTATATTTTGTGAAGCAATTATTACAGAAATGGAAAGTTCTGCTAAAGTTAGAGGTACTGGAATCGCTAAGCGTTCCATAGAATATGTAAATAAAAAAATAACAGAAGGTAATGCTATCATTGCACTTACAGAGCAAAATGAATGGGCTGGTTTCTGCTATATTGAAACATGGAGTGAAGAAAAATTTGTCGTCAACTCTGGGCTAATTGTAGCTCCCCAATACAGGGAACTAGGATTAGCACGGAAAATAAAAAAAGAGATTTTCAAATTGTCACGACAAAAGTTTCCAAATGCTAAAATTTTTGGTTTAACCACAGGTTTAGCTGTTATGAAAATTAATAGTGAATTGGGCTATGAACCAATAACCTATTCAGAAATTACACAAGATGAAAAATTTTGGGAAGGATGTAAAAGTTGTGTTAACTATGATATTTTAATCTCAAAAAACAGAAAAAATTGTTTATGCACAGCAATGATGTATGACAAAAATAATGATGTATTACAAAAAAGGCAAAAGGAAGAAAAGATTTTGATAAAAGAACGATTGAGTCGAATGAAGAAGAAACATTCTTTACTTAAAATCATATCCTTAAAATTTAAGAGAAAAAGTAAAACCTTTTTTAAAAACAGTTAA
- the def gene encoding peptide deformylase, with product MILPIYGYGEPVLRKVSEEITKDYPNLKETIADMFETMYQAYGLGLAAPQVGMPIRLFVIDTEPLADSDEVSKEEAEELKTFKQAFINAKIVKEEGDVWGFNEGCLSIPDVREDVFRHETITIEYYDEDFIKKTEVFSGLRARVIQHEYDHIEGILFTDHLSMLKKKIIGKKLMNIMEGKTKPDYRMKFVNKKGR from the coding sequence ATGATTTTACCGATATATGGCTATGGCGAGCCGGTTTTGAGAAAAGTAAGTGAAGAAATAACGAAAGATTATCCTAATTTAAAGGAGACAATTGCCGACATGTTTGAAACAATGTATCAAGCATATGGTTTAGGTTTAGCTGCTCCACAGGTAGGAATGCCTATTCGTTTATTTGTAATTGATACAGAACCATTAGCAGATAGCGATGAAGTTTCAAAAGAAGAAGCAGAAGAATTAAAGACATTTAAGCAAGCGTTTATTAATGCTAAAATAGTGAAGGAAGAAGGAGATGTTTGGGGATTTAATGAAGGGTGCTTGAGTATTCCAGATGTGAGAGAAGATGTTTTTCGTCATGAAACAATTACAATTGAATATTATGATGAAGATTTTATTAAAAAAACAGAAGTATTTTCAGGCTTGAGAGCTCGTGTAATACAACACGAATATGATCATATTGAAGGTATATTGTTTACAGATCATTTATCAATGTTAAAGAAAAAAATTATTGGTAAAAAGCTAATGAACATTATGGAAGGGAAAACAAAGCCTGACTATAGAATGAAATTTGTTAACAAGAAAGGAAGATAA
- a CDS encoding DUF5606 family protein yields MSIQKILAISGKPGLFELKIQTRTGFVAEALLDGKRITVGMRSNVSLLSEIAVYTYTEEIRLAEVFKAIAVKENDGLAISHKEDDTKLKAYFREVLPEFDEDRVYTSDIKKILNWYNTLQPKGFVSVEALSKEETEEVDETAE; encoded by the coding sequence ATGAGCATTCAAAAAATATTAGCTATTTCTGGGAAACCAGGTTTATTCGAATTAAAGATTCAAACACGTACTGGTTTTGTGGCAGAAGCATTATTAGATGGTAAAAGAATTACTGTTGGAATGAGAAGTAACGTTAGTTTATTATCTGAAATTGCAGTCTATACTTATACAGAAGAAATTCGTTTGGCAGAAGTTTTCAAAGCAATTGCTGTAAAAGAAAATGATGGACTTGCAATTTCTCACAAAGAAGACGATACTAAATTAAAAGCTTATTTTAGAGAAGTATTACCCGAATTTGATGAAGATAGAGTATATACATCAGATATTAAGAAAATCTTAAACTGGTATAATACTTTACAACCTAAAGGATTCGTTTCGGTTGAAGCTTTATCTAAAGAAGAAACAGAAGAAGTAGACGAGACAGCTGAATAA
- a CDS encoding IS3 family transposase (programmed frameshift) — translation MNKSENRPAKRSQRDYNLGFKLAVISQVEKGELTYKQAQKKYGIQGRSTVLVWLRKFGNLDWSNPKLLFMVKSKETPAQSIKRLEKELADEKLKNTVLNTMIDISDSQYGTQIRKKFSPKPIRRIQQEEGISMSRTCRLFGVSRQAIYQQEARCLEREKELLIVKQLVEKQRRIMPRLGTRKLYFLLEQSFVENRIKIGRDAFFAYLKREKMLVKPMKNYTKTTFSKHWLRKYPNLFKDIDINRIEQVFVSDITYIKSNKRTHYLSLVTDVFSRKIVGYHLSDDMSAESVVKALRMAVKNRKTNLQLIHHSDRGLQYCSKIYQNELTKNNIIASMTDGYDCYQNALAERINGILKQEFLIYKCKSGDELNLLVRESVECYNSKRPHLSLNMKTPNFVYEKTSEVNFTGFN, via the exons ATGAATAAATCAGAAAACAGGCCAGCAAAGCGTAGTCAACGCGATTATAATCTGGGCTTTAAATTAGCTGTTATTTCTCAAGTAGAAAAAGGCGAACTTACCTATAAGCAAGCTCAAAAGAAGTATGGAATTCAAGGTAGAAGTACAGTTTTGGTTTGGTTAAGAAAATTTGGTAATTTAGATTGGAGTAACCCCAAGCTTTTGTTTATGGTCAAATCTAAAGAAACTCCAGCCCAAAGCATTAAAAGATTAGAGAAAGAATTAGCTGATGAGAAGCTTAAAAACACAGTGCTAAACACCATGATTGATATCTCAGATAGTCAATACGGTACTCAAATTAGAAAAAAGTTTTCACCCAAAC CCATCCGACGCATCCAACAAGAAGAAGGCATAAGTATGTCCAGAACTTGTAGATTGTTTGGGGTAAGCCGACAAGCTATTTATCAGCAGGAAGCACGTTGTTTAGAACGAGAGAAAGAATTATTAATAGTAAAGCAACTCGTTGAAAAACAAAGAAGAATTATGCCTCGATTAGGCACAAGAAAACTTTATTTTTTACTAGAACAATCTTTTGTTGAAAATAGAATTAAAATCGGGAGAGATGCATTTTTTGCTTATTTGAAAAGAGAAAAAATGCTAGTTAAACCAATGAAAAATTACACAAAAACCACCTTTTCTAAACACTGGTTACGTAAGTACCCCAATTTATTTAAAGATATCGATATCAACAGAATAGAACAGGTTTTTGTTAGTGACATAACTTATATAAAATCTAATAAAAGAACTCATTATCTATCATTAGTTACAGATGTTTTTAGCAGAAAAATAGTTGGTTATCATTTGAGTGATGACATGAGTGCAGAAAGTGTGGTTAAGGCCTTAAGAATGGCAGTAAAAAACAGAAAAACAAACCTTCAATTAATACATCACTCAGACAGAGGTTTACAATATTGTTCTAAAATTTATCAAAATGAATTAACCAAAAACAATATTATTGCTTCTATGACCGATGGCTATGATTGTTATCAAAATGCTCTAGCGGAAAGAATAAATGGTATTCTAAAACAAGAATTCCTCATATACAAATGTAAATCAGGTGATGAACTTAACCTTTTAGTTAGAGAGTCTGTGGAATGCTATAATAGTAAAAGACCTCATTTGAGTTTAAATATGAAAACACCTAACTTTGTATATGAAAAAACCAGTGAAGTTAACTTCACTGGTTTTAATTAA
- a CDS encoding APC family permease: MNKKIDLKEAISIGIGGMVGGGIFAVLGLAVSLAKGGTPIAFLFAGILALITSYSYVKLSKKYPDSGGTVKFINQGFGKTIFSGGINNLLWISYIIMLSLYASAFGSYAPNLLELTHDIIIDSHIYASAIIILATAINYYSIAVVGKIESYAVIIKLVILISFIFIGAYGLIGNPNVAQLAISQWEAPIKLFAGGMVIFVAYEGFELIANAAPDIINPEKNIPKAYYYSVIFVIVLYIIIALVTVGSLPFAKIATAQDYVLAEAAKPMLGKIGFSIITVAALISTFSAINASLYGGSKVNYEIAEDDELPHHFLAKVWNQPIGLLITAIATLILVNLLQLESISTAGSVGFLLIFGFVNLVGYRLSKETNSNKIIPLVGFVLCITATIILIKQQYASNTIGVIISIAIIGFCFLLEWIYKKSEKKKTVPNKELK; encoded by the coding sequence ATGAATAAAAAAATAGATTTGAAAGAAGCTATTTCTATCGGAATTGGCGGAATGGTTGGTGGTGGGATTTTTGCAGTCCTTGGACTTGCAGTATCGCTTGCCAAAGGAGGAACACCAATTGCCTTTTTGTTTGCTGGGATTTTAGCGTTAATAACATCTTACAGTTATGTGAAGCTATCAAAAAAGTATCCTGATAGTGGTGGAACCGTTAAATTTATTAACCAAGGTTTCGGAAAAACAATTTTTAGTGGTGGAATTAATAATCTATTGTGGATAAGCTACATTATTATGCTTTCACTTTATGCTTCGGCATTTGGGTCTTACGCACCAAACCTTTTAGAATTAACGCACGACATAATAATTGATTCGCACATTTATGCTAGTGCAATTATTATTTTAGCTACAGCTATTAACTATTATAGTATTGCTGTAGTTGGTAAAATAGAGTCTTACGCAGTAATTATCAAATTAGTAATTCTAATTTCCTTTATTTTTATTGGTGCTTATGGATTGATTGGCAATCCAAATGTAGCGCAATTAGCAATTTCACAATGGGAAGCACCTATTAAATTATTTGCAGGCGGAATGGTTATTTTTGTTGCTTATGAAGGCTTTGAACTTATTGCAAACGCTGCACCTGATATAATAAATCCTGAAAAGAACATACCAAAAGCCTATTACTATTCTGTGATTTTCGTGATTGTGCTATATATTATTATTGCGCTCGTAACTGTAGGATCACTTCCATTCGCAAAAATTGCAACAGCACAAGATTATGTTTTGGCAGAAGCGGCTAAACCGATGTTAGGAAAAATTGGTTTTTCTATCATTACAGTTGCTGCCTTAATTTCAACGTTTTCTGCAATTAACGCTTCTCTTTATGGAGGAAGTAAAGTCAATTATGAAATCGCCGAGGACGATGAACTACCGCATCACTTTTTAGCAAAAGTTTGGAATCAGCCAATTGGTTTATTGATTACAGCGATAGCTACATTAATTTTAGTCAATCTACTTCAGCTAGAAAGCATATCAACTGCAGGAAGTGTTGGTTTTTTACTCATTTTTGGTTTTGTTAATCTTGTTGGATATCGATTATCTAAAGAAACAAATAGTAATAAAATAATTCCCTTAGTTGGATTTGTTTTATGTATAACAGCTACCATAATTTTGATAAAACAACAATACGCTTCCAATACTATTGGTGTTATAATTTCAATAGCCATTATTGGATTTTGTTTTTTATTGGAATGGATTTATAAAAAGTCAGAAAAGAAAAAAACTGTGCCCAACAAAGAACTGAAATAA
- a CDS encoding DUF4919 domain-containing protein: MIKLLLITLTLFFNLNNVIGQTEMEVKVPKFDDNYSKTVQILESGKTDIDYKSFRESFIESKQFKIASKKSSKFRELEKEMYRQMSESKYDSIITTTKKMLSIDYTSMIAHKILRQTYTIVGDTLNAKKYKTIQFGLLKSIINNGDGKSCENGWSVIQISEEYFILNMLNVELDTQKIAGGICDQMEVIDKNGEKKVYYFEISNVFKGKENLKEK, from the coding sequence ATGATTAAACTCCTCTTAATAACCTTAACATTGTTTTTCAATCTCAACAATGTAATTGGACAGACTGAAATGGAAGTAAAGGTTCCTAAATTTGATGATAATTATAGTAAAACCGTACAAATACTTGAAAGTGGAAAAACTGACATCGATTATAAATCATTCAGAGAAAGTTTTATAGAAAGTAAACAATTCAAAATCGCATCTAAAAAAAGTAGTAAATTTAGAGAATTAGAAAAAGAAATGTATCGACAAATGTCTGAATCAAAATACGATAGTATTATTACTACAACAAAAAAGATGTTGAGTATTGACTACACAAGCATGATTGCTCATAAAATATTAAGGCAAACTTATACAATTGTTGGAGATACTTTAAATGCAAAAAAATATAAAACAATTCAATTTGGACTTTTAAAATCGATAATAAATAATGGAGACGGAAAATCATGTGAAAATGGTTGGTCTGTAATTCAAATATCTGAAGAATATTTTATTTTAAATATGCTTAATGTTGAATTAGATACACAAAAGATAGCTGGTGGAATCTGTGATCAAATGGAAGTTATAGATAAAAACGGAGAAAAGAAAGTTTATTATTTTGAAATAAGTAATGTATTTAAAGGAAAAGAAAATCTGAAAGAAAAATAA
- a CDS encoding group II intron maturase-specific domain-containing protein — MNFHNKTQRAIQDLAKLLNPKLRGWINYYAKISKRSLYPVFYYLHQRMIKWITNKYKRFKWSKIKAVKRFREIVKSYPNLFYHWELGYKLV, encoded by the coding sequence ATAAATTTTCATAATAAAACCCAACGAGCAATACAGGATTTAGCTAAATTGTTGAATCCTAAGTTACGAGGATGGATAAATTATTATGCAAAAATAAGTAAGAGGAGTTTATATCCTGTGTTTTATTATCTACATCAAAGAATGATAAAATGGATAACCAATAAATACAAAAGGTTTAAATGGAGCAAAATTAAAGCAGTAAAAAGGTTTCGAGAAATTGTAAAATCCTATCCAAACTTATTTTATCATTGGGAACTAGGCTACAAATTAGTTTAA
- a CDS encoding class I SAM-dependent methyltransferase yields MKEIYDIQFVENLFDRMSGSYSKMNYITSFGFSEKWRRECVEEIEIQEGKTVVDLMTGMGECWQHILKKSNQNSMLIALDFSTEMINKAKKNKTKFKNSKIEILKENVFQNSIPNETADYVISGFGLKTFNDQQLQKLAHEINRILKPNGKFSLIDVSVPKNGILKVFFMFYLKIIIPLIGKICLGNNETYKMLGIYTEEFQNSKKVHQLFTIPHFEVEYVSYFYGCATGIKGRKIA; encoded by the coding sequence ATGAAAGAAATATATGATATTCAATTTGTAGAGAACCTCTTCGATAGAATGAGCGGTTCCTATTCCAAAATGAATTACATCACTTCATTTGGTTTTAGCGAAAAATGGAGACGCGAATGCGTAGAAGAAATTGAAATTCAAGAAGGAAAAACTGTGGTTGATTTAATGACAGGAATGGGAGAATGCTGGCAACATATTCTAAAAAAAAGTAACCAAAACAGTATGCTAATTGCACTCGATTTTTCTACAGAAATGATAAACAAAGCAAAGAAAAACAAAACTAAGTTTAAAAATTCTAAAATTGAAATCTTAAAAGAAAACGTCTTTCAAAATTCAATCCCTAATGAAACAGCCGATTATGTAATTTCAGGGTTTGGTTTAAAAACATTTAATGACCAACAACTTCAAAAATTGGCCCATGAAATTAATAGAATATTAAAACCAAATGGAAAATTTTCATTAATAGATGTTTCTGTTCCAAAAAATGGCATCTTAAAAGTATTCTTTATGTTCTATTTAAAAATAATAATCCCCCTTATCGGAAAAATATGCCTTGGGAATAATGAAACCTATAAAATGTTAGGTATCTATACAGAAGAATTCCAAAACTCAAAAAAAGTGCACCAACTGTTTACTATTCCACATTTCGAAGTAGAATATGTAAGCTATTTTTATGGTTGTGCAACAGGTATTAAAGGACGAAAAATAGCATAA
- a CDS encoding transglycosylase domain-containing protein: protein MKKIIKFTLKALFLIVFLGVVFIQYLKSDWNKAIDEGDLNNLKTAIANAKPLPPEFLKVYKSIYPITTTNGIIYNRFTEQYDTKCPCNEISLMLHSFYKNNSTSNNYVLSWKLEKQVTQEQCLNYYLQNVDFVYNNKGVYEASNYYFQKELSELNFEQMATLIIMTNNPSLYNPKRRPELIKKRIKEIIRINKP, encoded by the coding sequence ATGAAAAAAATAATAAAATTCACCTTAAAAGCCCTATTCCTAATTGTATTTCTTGGAGTTGTATTCATTCAGTATTTAAAAAGCGATTGGAACAAAGCCATAGATGAAGGTGATTTAAACAACTTAAAAACAGCAATTGCAAATGCAAAACCCTTGCCTCCTGAGTTTCTAAAAGTATACAAATCCATCTATCCAATTACCACAACTAATGGTATAATATACAATCGTTTCACAGAGCAATACGACACGAAATGTCCCTGTAATGAAATTAGTCTAATGCTTCACTCTTTCTACAAAAATAATAGTACCAGCAATAATTATGTATTGTCTTGGAAACTAGAAAAACAAGTCACACAAGAACAGTGTCTCAACTATTATCTTCAAAACGTAGATTTTGTTTATAATAACAAAGGGGTTTATGAAGCCTCAAACTATTACTTCCAAAAAGAACTATCCGAATTAAACTTTGAACAAATGGCAACACTCATCATAATGACAAACAATCCAAGTTTATACAATCCGAAAAGACGTCCGGAATTAATTAAAAAACGAATCAAAGAAATAATCCGCATAAACAAACCATGA